One region of Streptomyces capillispiralis genomic DNA includes:
- a CDS encoding radical SAM protein produces the protein MGSRTALVEDLMERFPHVPREAVFKEDLLRGGVAFDPSALSDNEGGEVKPKSYFIFSFDHGTLPELGEAALRRPPEEIILTGGPYDLRRTVVSVRVNPSSPYRVAADGDGVLGLYLDGKRVSDVGVPPMPEYYRHTLSNGKSVMEVAPTIQWGYLIYLTVFRVCQYFGAKEECQYCDINHNWRQHKAAGRPYTGVKDVEEVLEALEIIDRYDTAKASTAYTLTGGAITRTVSGRDEADFYGHYAKAIEERFPGRWIGKVVAQALPKDDVQRFKDYGVQIYHPNYEVWDEYLFKMYCPGKERYVGRDEWHRRILDSADVFGARNVIPNFVAGVEMAEPFGFKTVDEAIASTTEGLRFFMSHGITPRFTTWCPEPTTPLGKANPQGAPLEYHIRLLQAYRQTMEDFGLSSPPGYGPPGPGRAVFSVSSFMDSLPAQEPVDAV, from the coding sequence ATGGGCAGCCGTACCGCGCTGGTCGAGGATCTGATGGAGCGGTTCCCGCACGTGCCGCGCGAAGCCGTCTTCAAGGAGGACCTGCTGCGCGGCGGTGTGGCCTTCGACCCGTCCGCGCTCAGCGACAACGAGGGCGGCGAGGTCAAACCGAAGTCGTACTTCATCTTCTCCTTCGACCACGGCACCCTGCCGGAGCTGGGCGAGGCCGCGCTGCGCCGCCCGCCCGAGGAGATCATCCTCACCGGCGGCCCCTACGACCTGCGCCGCACCGTCGTCTCGGTGCGCGTGAACCCGTCCTCGCCGTACCGCGTCGCCGCCGACGGGGACGGCGTGCTCGGCCTCTACCTCGACGGGAAGCGCGTCTCGGACGTCGGCGTGCCGCCCATGCCCGAGTACTACCGGCACACGCTCTCCAACGGGAAGTCCGTCATGGAGGTCGCCCCGACGATCCAGTGGGGCTACCTGATCTACCTGACCGTCTTCCGGGTCTGCCAGTACTTCGGCGCCAAGGAGGAGTGCCAGTACTGCGACATCAATCACAACTGGCGCCAGCACAAGGCGGCCGGCCGGCCCTACACCGGGGTGAAGGACGTCGAGGAGGTCCTGGAGGCCCTGGAGATCATCGACCGGTACGACACCGCGAAGGCCTCCACCGCCTACACCCTCACCGGCGGCGCCATCACCAGGACGGTCTCCGGACGCGACGAGGCCGACTTCTACGGCCACTACGCCAAGGCCATCGAGGAGCGCTTCCCCGGCCGCTGGATCGGCAAGGTCGTCGCCCAGGCGCTGCCCAAGGACGACGTGCAGCGCTTCAAGGACTACGGCGTGCAGATCTACCACCCCAACTACGAGGTGTGGGACGAGTACCTGTTCAAGATGTACTGCCCCGGCAAGGAGCGCTACGTCGGCCGCGACGAGTGGCACCGGCGCATCCTCGACTCCGCCGACGTCTTCGGCGCCCGCAACGTCATCCCCAACTTCGTCGCCGGGGTGGAGATGGCCGAGCCCTTCGGCTTCAAGACGGTCGACGAGGCGATCGCCTCCACCACCGAGGGCCTGCGCTTCTTCATGTCGCACGGCATCACGCCCCGCTTCACCACCTGGTGCCCGGAGCCGACCACCCCGCTCGGCAAGGCCAACCCGCAGGGCGCTCCGCTGGAGTACCACATCCGCCTGCTCCAGGCCTACCGGCAGACCATGGAGGACTTCGGCCTGTCCTCGCCCCCCGGCTACGGCCCGCCCGGACCCGGCCGCGCGGTGTTCTCCGTCAGCTCCTTCATGGACAGCCTCCCGGCGCAGGAGCCCGTCGACGCCGTCTGA
- a CDS encoding D-arabinono-1,4-lactone oxidase — MAETVTNWAGNITYAAKELRRPDSVNALLNLVAGSRRVRVLGSGHSFNEIAEPGADGVLISLDALPPEIDVDTAARTVRVGGGVRYAELAREVHRHGLALANMASLPHISVAGSVATGTHGSGVGNGPLASSVRAVQMVVADGSRGWFTRGVTNLFDGAVTSLGAHGVVTALTLDLEPAFEVEQHVFTGMPLEGLDQATFETVMSAAYSVSMFTDWRAPGFRQVWLKRRTDQPLPDFPWAAPAAEKMHPVPGMPAVNCTEQFGVPGPWHERLPHFRAEFTPSSGAELQSEYLMPRESAVAVLHALDGIRETVAPVLQTCEVRTVAADDQWLSPSHGRDTVAVHFTWVEDTRAVLPVVRRVEEALAPFGARPHWGKVFTTPAAELHALYPRLHDFRTMAHDLDPAGKFRNAFVRDVLGD; from the coding sequence ATGGCCGAGACCGTGACCAACTGGGCGGGCAACATCACGTACGCCGCCAAGGAGCTGCGGCGTCCGGACAGCGTGAACGCGCTGCTGAACCTGGTCGCCGGGAGCCGGCGGGTGCGGGTCCTGGGCAGCGGGCACTCCTTCAACGAGATCGCCGAGCCCGGCGCGGACGGCGTCCTGATCTCCCTCGACGCGCTGCCCCCCGAGATCGACGTGGACACGGCGGCCCGGACGGTACGGGTCGGCGGCGGCGTGCGCTACGCCGAGCTGGCCCGGGAGGTGCACCGGCACGGGCTGGCGCTGGCGAACATGGCGTCGCTGCCGCACATCTCGGTGGCCGGATCGGTCGCCACCGGCACCCACGGCTCCGGGGTCGGCAACGGGCCGCTGGCCTCGTCCGTGCGCGCGGTGCAGATGGTGGTGGCGGACGGTTCCCGGGGGTGGTTCACCCGAGGGGTGACGAACCTCTTCGACGGTGCGGTCACCTCGCTGGGGGCGCACGGTGTCGTCACCGCGCTCACCCTGGACCTGGAGCCGGCGTTCGAGGTCGAGCAGCACGTGTTCACCGGGATGCCCCTGGAGGGGCTGGACCAGGCCACGTTCGAGACGGTCATGTCGGCGGCGTACAGCGTGAGCATGTTCACCGACTGGCGGGCGCCGGGCTTCCGGCAGGTGTGGTTGAAGCGGCGCACCGACCAGCCGCTGCCGGACTTCCCGTGGGCGGCTCCGGCGGCCGAGAAGATGCACCCGGTGCCGGGCATGCCGGCGGTGAACTGCACGGAGCAGTTCGGGGTGCCGGGCCCCTGGCACGAGCGGCTGCCGCACTTCCGTGCGGAGTTCACGCCGAGCAGCGGCGCGGAACTGCAGTCGGAGTACCTGATGCCGAGGGAGTCGGCCGTCGCCGTGCTGCACGCCCTGGACGGGATCCGGGAGACGGTCGCCCCCGTGCTGCAGACCTGCGAGGTGCGCACCGTCGCCGCCGACGACCAGTGGCTCAGCCCTTCCCACGGCCGCGACACGGTGGCCGTCCACTTCACCTGGGTCGAGGACACGCGGGCGGTGCTGCCGGTGGTGCGGCGGGTGGAGGAGGCGCTGGCGCCGTTCGGCGCGCGCCCGCACTGGGGGAAGGTGTTCACCACCCCGGCGGCGGAACTGCACGCCCTCTACCCGCGGCTGCACGACTTCCGGACCATGGCCCATGACCTGGACCCGGCGGGGAAGTTCCGCAACGCCTTCGTCCGCGACGTCCTGGGCGACTGA
- a CDS encoding ROK family transcriptional regulator has product MRRTSRDIRTANRYQVLRQVIAASPTSRQELAAATGLSLATVATLVGELLDLGMVTEVGFEDSAGGRPRGLLAVHASGGALIGVDLAETYVRVELFDLALTVLARAEEGVRPGESRPEQVVDLVATAVRSVVARAGVEGARVLGVGVSMPGQVDRDTGVCAYAPNWDWHDVPLLGLLADRVDHPLHLDNPLRACAVAELWSGAARGHEDAVVVNLGTGVGAGLVLGGGVHRGVSDSAGEWGHTTLVLDGRPCHCGGHGCVETYTGAPGIMLNLREVSPDSPLLHPGDQTATIDALARAVRAGDPVAVRVLGDTARYLAAGVGGLINLFNPEVVVLSSWVAAAFGEPLLDAVRAAVPRHALPRPLAATRIVLSPVPTDPVCLGAATFALEGALRSAGKGARHRAPAGPRARPRPLPQGPGQV; this is encoded by the coding sequence GTGAGGCGCACATCGCGGGACATCCGCACGGCCAACCGCTACCAGGTGCTGCGGCAGGTCATCGCCGCGTCGCCGACCTCCCGGCAGGAGCTGGCGGCCGCCACCGGTCTCAGCCTCGCCACCGTCGCCACCCTGGTCGGGGAGCTGCTCGACCTGGGCATGGTCACCGAGGTCGGTTTCGAGGACTCGGCCGGCGGCCGTCCCCGTGGCCTGCTGGCCGTCCACGCCTCGGGAGGCGCGCTGATCGGTGTCGACCTCGCCGAGACGTACGTCAGGGTCGAGCTGTTCGACCTGGCGCTGACCGTGCTGGCCCGCGCCGAGGAGGGCGTGCGCCCCGGCGAGAGCCGCCCGGAGCAGGTCGTGGACCTCGTCGCCACGGCGGTGCGGTCGGTGGTGGCGCGGGCGGGTGTCGAGGGCGCGCGGGTGCTCGGGGTCGGGGTGAGCATGCCGGGTCAGGTGGACCGGGACACCGGCGTCTGCGCGTACGCGCCGAACTGGGACTGGCACGACGTCCCCCTGCTCGGCCTGCTCGCCGACCGCGTCGACCACCCCCTCCACCTGGACAACCCGCTGCGGGCCTGCGCGGTGGCCGAGCTGTGGTCCGGCGCGGCGCGCGGGCACGAGGACGCGGTGGTGGTGAACCTGGGGACCGGGGTGGGCGCCGGGCTGGTGCTGGGCGGCGGGGTGCACCGGGGGGTGAGCGACAGCGCCGGCGAATGGGGTCACACCACGCTCGTCCTGGACGGCCGCCCCTGCCACTGCGGCGGCCACGGCTGTGTGGAGACGTACACCGGGGCGCCCGGGATCATGCTGAACCTGCGGGAGGTGAGCCCGGACAGCCCGCTCCTGCACCCCGGGGACCAGACGGCCACGATCGACGCGCTCGCCCGCGCGGTGCGGGCCGGGGATCCGGTGGCCGTGCGGGTGCTCGGGGACACCGCCCGCTATCTGGCCGCCGGGGTGGGCGGCCTGATCAACCTCTTCAATCCGGAGGTGGTCGTGCTCAGCAGCTGGGTCGCGGCCGCGTTCGGCGAGCCGCTGCTCGACGCGGTGCGCGCGGCGGTCCCCCGGCACGCGCTGCCCCGCCCGCTGGCCGCCACCCGGATCGTCCTCTCCCCCGTTCCGACCGATCCGGTGTGCCTGGGGGCGGCGACGTTCGCGCTGGAGGGTGCCCTGCGGTCGGCCGGCAAGGGCGCACGCCACCGCGCCCCCGCCGGTCCCCGCGCACGTCCCCGTCCCCTGCCCCAGGGGCCGGGCCAGGTCTAG